A genomic region of Streptomyces sp. NBC_00247 contains the following coding sequences:
- a CDS encoding STAS domain-containing protein, which translates to MHIRGDHAELVVGGRLDVRSAADARTALHAAVDDGVGDLVLDLTELDSWDATGLGVIMGVHRRAGRAGRRLVLRGVPPQMQRLLVATRLHRILAIEGGIAAESLPRV; encoded by the coding sequence ATGCACATCAGGGGCGACCACGCCGAGCTGGTCGTCGGGGGCCGCCTCGACGTCCGAAGCGCGGCGGACGCCCGTACGGCTCTGCACGCCGCCGTCGACGACGGCGTCGGTGACCTCGTGCTCGATCTGACCGAGCTGGACTCCTGGGACGCCACCGGTCTCGGCGTGATCATGGGCGTGCACCGCAGGGCGGGCCGTGCCGGACGCCGACTGGTGCTGCGCGGCGTCCCTCCGCAGATGCAGCGCCTGCTGGTGGCGACCCGGCTGCACCGCATCCTGGCCATCGAGGGCGGGATCGCCGCCGAATCCCTGCCGCGGGTCTGA
- a CDS encoding SCO5389 family protein, producing MSLDVSPALLEQAERGEVDEADFVDCVRTSLPYAWEMISSLVAQLKVDGGQFADNQTPPPNEQARGQLLRALASDAIRGALQRHFGVRLAFQNCHRVAVFPLDPSVDERLAKFTSVRGQLLNQSPELRDC from the coding sequence ATGTCGCTCGACGTCTCACCGGCCCTCTTGGAACAGGCCGAGCGAGGCGAGGTCGACGAAGCCGACTTCGTCGACTGCGTCCGGACCTCCCTGCCCTACGCATGGGAGATGATCAGCTCCCTGGTGGCCCAGCTGAAGGTGGACGGCGGGCAGTTCGCCGACAACCAGACGCCGCCGCCGAACGAGCAGGCACGTGGCCAGCTGCTGCGCGCGCTCGCGAGCGACGCGATACGCGGCGCCCTGCAGCGGCACTTCGGAGTGCGACTGGCATTCCAGAACTGCCACCGTGTCGCGGTCTTCCCGCTCGACCCTTCGGTCGACGAACGGCTGGCCAAGTTCACTTCGGTGAGAGGCCAGTTGCTCAACCAGTCGCCCGAACTCCGGGACTGCTGA
- a CDS encoding ABC transporter permease subunit, producing MTTPATPPLPPAEPHPGPGPAFHRPAVPGGIPRLSDYVSPIPVRPATFGDALASEWTKIRSVRSTMWTLGTMVALLLGIGLLVAFGVNAASDSGAGEAGGEVLSLGFFGVLLGSICVITLGVLTIASEFGTGMIRTTLTACPSRSRVLMAKASVFFLLVFVLTTVTAAVVAMLQTAILGGGSSASGADWMRATVGVGLYTALLGLLSLGIGTIVRHSAGAITIMIGVVLLPLVLALFMAVDQLNRLRELLFEYSVPSQIAALYDSSITDSGPSGWDPVAIMFLLTAAVLLVANLALNRRDV from the coding sequence ATGACGACGCCGGCCACACCACCGCTGCCCCCGGCCGAACCGCACCCCGGTCCGGGTCCCGCCTTCCACAGACCGGCCGTTCCCGGCGGAATTCCGCGACTGAGCGACTACGTCTCGCCGATCCCGGTCCGCCCGGCCACCTTCGGCGACGCGCTGGCCTCCGAGTGGACGAAGATCCGCTCGGTGCGCTCCACGATGTGGACGCTCGGCACCATGGTCGCGCTGCTGCTGGGCATCGGTCTGCTCGTCGCCTTCGGGGTGAACGCGGCGAGCGATTCGGGCGCCGGGGAGGCGGGCGGAGAGGTGCTGAGCCTCGGCTTCTTCGGGGTGCTGCTCGGCTCGATCTGCGTGATCACGCTCGGCGTGCTGACCATCGCCTCGGAGTTCGGCACCGGCATGATCCGCACGACGCTGACGGCGTGCCCGAGCCGGAGCCGGGTGCTCATGGCGAAGGCGTCCGTCTTCTTCCTGCTGGTCTTCGTCCTCACCACGGTGACGGCGGCCGTCGTGGCCATGCTCCAGACGGCCATTCTCGGCGGCGGTTCCTCCGCCTCGGGGGCCGACTGGATGCGGGCCACGGTCGGGGTCGGGCTCTACACCGCGCTGCTGGGGCTGCTCTCACTCGGTATCGGCACGATCGTCCGGCACTCGGCCGGGGCGATCACCATCATGATCGGGGTGGTGCTGCTGCCGCTCGTGCTGGCCCTGTTCATGGCCGTGGACCAGCTGAACAGGCTCCGGGAGCTGCTCTTCGAGTACTCCGTCCCCAGCCAGATCGCCGCACTCTACGACTCCTCGATCACCGACTCCGGACCGTCCGGCTGGGACCCGGTGGCGATCATGTTCCTGCTGACCGCCGCCGTCCTGCTCGTCGCCAACCTGGCGCTGAACCGGCGCGACGTCTGA
- a CDS encoding ABC transporter ATP-binding protein, producing the protein MIEAVGLTKRYGAQTAVDNLSFRIRPGVVTGFLGPNGSGKSTTMRMMLGLDRPTSGHVTIGGHSYPSLPNAPRQVGALLDAKAVHGGRSARNHLLSLAQLAGIPAARVDEVLGVVGLREVAHRRSRGYSLGMGQRLGIAAALLGDPQVLLFDEPVNGLDPEGILWVRNLMKALAAEGRTVFVSSHLMSEMALTADHLIVIGRGRLLSDMSIKEFISVNSADFARIRVAEDAPESREKLTGALTGAGGRVLSEPDGALRVTGLPLPRISDLAHGADVRLWELSPHQASLEEAYMRMTQHVVDYRSTDDAKAGLRPPTPSYTVPQPAPSPPGYGQSPVTQQWYAPAPPGQNPYATDGTAAPVAPAQGVPAPVAPAPTNPAPAPAPAEQKTSEDSR; encoded by the coding sequence ATGATCGAGGCAGTCGGCCTGACCAAGCGTTACGGCGCACAGACGGCCGTGGACAACCTCTCCTTCCGGATCAGGCCGGGAGTGGTCACGGGCTTCCTCGGCCCGAACGGCTCGGGCAAGTCCACCACCATGCGGATGATGCTCGGGCTCGACCGGCCGACCTCCGGCCATGTGACGATCGGCGGTCACTCCTACCCGAGCCTGCCGAACGCGCCGCGCCAGGTGGGCGCGCTGCTGGACGCGAAGGCGGTGCACGGCGGGCGCAGCGCCCGCAACCACCTGTTGTCGCTGGCCCAGCTGGCCGGTATCCCGGCCGCCCGGGTCGACGAGGTGCTCGGCGTGGTGGGCCTGCGCGAGGTGGCCCACCGGCGTTCCCGGGGCTACTCGCTCGGGATGGGACAGCGGCTCGGCATCGCGGCGGCGCTGCTGGGCGATCCGCAGGTTCTGCTCTTCGACGAACCGGTCAACGGTCTCGACCCGGAGGGAATCCTCTGGGTCCGCAACCTGATGAAGGCGCTGGCGGCCGAGGGCCGTACGGTCTTCGTCTCCAGCCACCTGATGAGCGAGATGGCCCTGACGGCGGACCATCTGATCGTGATCGGTCGCGGCAGGCTGCTCTCCGACATGAGCATCAAGGAGTTCATCTCGGTCAACTCCGCCGACTTCGCACGGATCAGGGTGGCCGAGGACGCGCCGGAGTCCCGCGAGAAGCTGACCGGCGCCCTGACGGGGGCGGGCGGACGGGTGCTGTCCGAGCCGGACGGAGCACTGCGGGTGACCGGGCTGCCGCTGCCGCGGATCAGCGACCTCGCGCACGGGGCCGACGTGCGGCTGTGGGAACTGTCGCCGCACCAGGCCTCCCTGGAGGAGGCGTACATGCGGATGACGCAGCACGTCGTGGACTACCGTTCCACGGACGACGCGAAGGCGGGGCTCCGGCCGCCCACGCCTTCGTACACCGTCCCGCAGCCCGCCCCGAGTCCCCCCGGGTACGGGCAGTCGCCGGTGACGCAGCAGTGGTACGCGCCCGCGCCGCCCGGCCAGAATCCGTACGCCACCGACGGGACGGCCGCCCCGGTCGCCCCGGCGCAGGGCGTGCCCGCCCCGGTCGCGCCCGCGCCGACTAACCCCGCCCCCGCCCCCGCCCCCGCCGAGCAGAAGACCAGCGAGGACTCCCGATGA
- a CDS encoding ATP-binding protein — translation MNPTARDPEHHSGHDTHGSGEAPARRRPSRDALSTELVPQAGAKARVVRLISGDLLITVNPVDGSEAEPCPPGVRPEAPLRRTAEERAGRERAAEPPVPPGPPAPQLPLLERQEELGRLVRLLTRGRSARLSGPAGSGRTALLDAVAADCAELAPDGVVRLSGHRRTAPDLLYALYETVYDAPLRRPEREELLGALSGIGAVVVVDDLEFGGPALAELLDATPECAFLFGTTPDVATDAGLDEVSLAGLSRAAATDLLGRVAGRPLTDEESNWAGDLWFESEGLPLRFVQAGALLRQRDQLREIPEDFDEYGAFEERPAGAPPVPLVPVLDDEVPLPSIGEAAAPAPLLASRLSEAAREALRFAVALGGEVPHQAHLPALIGHTHADAALGELAGAGLLSPAGSRYRLAAGVQVQLELGGYAEGAEHRALTVAEHYAWWVKHPSVTPARAVAEADAVLAAMAVLLPSGNPEAAPVVVRLARSAGPAFAAALQWGAWEKALRVGQEASRLAGDVAEEAYFHHELGVLALCAGHLDRARAELEASIGLRGALADRSGAVAGRRALALVTDRSGKLPLGARPEAPAVHTATGARGDGAATEVLPVLPPLPALPRQTLVVEEQAATYPVPAGAPGKGGRPAGVKALGRTVVAGARRNLVAVGAGALLVAVLGTVVTLGATAGSEDAGNQSVTPGHSAEEGDEESSVPAEDTPADDNGSGGGSGSVPTGSSSVRPGTSGTPTPGTTGTPTPGSSGTAQSPDPDTTSPTAVDTGSAVPKPPAGGSSSTPPKGSTGSTGSTPTPSATSTAPSATPTTETPSTGETPGDDGGGSGDDGGGAATATASGTAEASPWGSPGTATATPDEA, via the coding sequence ATGAACCCGACAGCACGGGACCCGGAACACCACAGCGGTCACGACACCCACGGGAGCGGCGAGGCACCTGCCCGGCGCAGGCCGTCCCGTGACGCCCTGTCGACCGAACTCGTACCCCAGGCGGGGGCCAAGGCCCGCGTCGTGCGACTCATATCCGGCGACCTGCTGATCACGGTCAACCCCGTGGACGGCAGCGAGGCCGAGCCCTGCCCGCCCGGTGTGCGGCCCGAGGCCCCGCTCCGGCGCACCGCCGAGGAGCGTGCCGGCCGCGAGCGTGCGGCGGAACCCCCCGTACCGCCGGGCCCGCCCGCCCCGCAGCTGCCGCTGCTGGAGCGTCAGGAGGAGCTTGGGCGGCTCGTACGCCTGCTCACCAGGGGCCGTTCGGCCCGCCTCAGCGGCCCGGCCGGTTCCGGCCGTACCGCCCTGCTGGACGCCGTAGCCGCCGACTGCGCCGAACTCGCGCCCGACGGTGTCGTCCGGCTCTCCGGCCATCGGCGCACCGCCCCCGACCTGCTGTACGCGCTCTACGAGACCGTGTACGACGCACCGCTGCGCCGTCCTGAGCGCGAGGAACTGCTGGGCGCGCTCTCCGGGATCGGCGCGGTCGTCGTCGTGGACGATCTGGAGTTCGGCGGCCCGGCCCTGGCGGAACTCCTCGACGCCACGCCCGAGTGCGCCTTCCTCTTCGGTACGACCCCCGACGTGGCCACGGACGCCGGACTCGACGAGGTCTCCCTCGCCGGGCTGAGCCGCGCCGCGGCGACCGACCTGCTGGGCCGGGTGGCCGGACGGCCGCTCACCGACGAGGAGTCGAACTGGGCGGGCGACCTCTGGTTCGAGTCCGAGGGGCTCCCGCTGCGGTTCGTCCAGGCGGGCGCCCTGCTCCGCCAGCGCGACCAGCTCCGGGAGATCCCGGAGGACTTCGACGAGTACGGCGCGTTCGAGGAGCGGCCCGCGGGCGCCCCGCCCGTGCCCCTCGTCCCGGTCCTCGACGACGAGGTGCCGCTGCCCAGCATCGGCGAGGCCGCCGCGCCCGCCCCGCTGCTCGCCTCCCGCCTCAGCGAGGCCGCCCGGGAAGCCCTGCGGTTCGCCGTCGCGCTCGGCGGCGAGGTGCCGCACCAGGCGCACCTTCCGGCGTTGATCGGACACACCCACGCGGACGCCGCGCTCGGCGAACTCGCCGGTGCCGGGCTCCTCTCGCCGGCCGGCTCCCGTTACCGGCTGGCCGCCGGCGTCCAGGTCCAGCTGGAACTCGGCGGCTACGCCGAGGGCGCCGAGCACCGCGCCCTCACCGTCGCCGAGCACTACGCCTGGTGGGTCAAGCACCCCTCGGTCACTCCCGCGCGCGCGGTCGCCGAAGCCGACGCCGTACTCGCGGCGATGGCGGTCCTGCTCCCCAGCGGAAACCCGGAGGCGGCACCGGTCGTCGTCCGGCTCGCCCGGAGCGCCGGCCCCGCCTTTGCCGCCGCCTTGCAGTGGGGCGCCTGGGAGAAGGCCCTGCGGGTCGGCCAGGAGGCATCGCGGCTGGCCGGAGACGTCGCCGAAGAAGCCTATTTCCACCACGAGTTGGGCGTCCTCGCGCTCTGTGCCGGACACCTGGACCGGGCGCGGGCGGAGCTGGAGGCGTCGATCGGGCTCCGGGGCGCGCTCGCCGACCGGTCCGGTGCCGTCGCCGGACGCCGCGCGCTCGCCCTGGTCACCGACCGCTCCGGCAAGCTGCCGCTCGGGGCGAGGCCGGAGGCGCCCGCGGTGCACACCGCCACGGGCGCCCGGGGTGACGGTGCCGCGACGGAAGTCCTGCCGGTCCTGCCGCCGCTGCCCGCCCTGCCGCGTCAGACGCTGGTGGTGGAGGAGCAGGCCGCGACCTACCCGGTACCGGCCGGGGCACCGGGCAAGGGCGGGCGTCCCGCCGGAGTGAAGGCCCTGGGCCGGACCGTCGTCGCCGGAGCCCGGCGCAACCTGGTGGCCGTCGGCGCGGGCGCGCTGCTGGTCGCGGTGCTCGGTACCGTCGTGACGCTCGGCGCCACCGCGGGCAGCGAGGACGCGGGCAACCAGAGCGTCACCCCGGGGCACTCCGCCGAGGAGGGCGACGAGGAGAGCAGCGTGCCGGCCGAGGACACCCCCGCCGACGACAACGGCTCGGGCGGCGGCTCCGGCTCCGTACCGACCGGCAGCAGCTCCGTCCGGCCCGGCACGTCCGGTACGCCCACTCCGGGCACCACCGGCACGCCCACACCCGGCAGCAGCGGTACGGCGCAGAGCCCGGACCCGGACACCACCTCGCCCACCGCGGTCGACACGGGCAGCGCGGTGCCGAAGCCACCGGCCGGAGGTTCCTCCTCGACCCCGCCCAAGGGTTCCACCGGTTCCACCGGCTCCACCCCGACCCCCTCGGCGACGAGCACCGCCCCGTCGGCCACCCCGACGACGGAGACCCCGTCCACCGGCGAGACCCCCGGTGACGACGGGGGCGGGAGCGGTGACGACGGCGGCGGTGCGGCCACGGCCACCGCGTCCGGCACCGCCGAAGCGAGCCCTTGGGGCAGCCCCGGGACCGCGACGGCCACGCCCGACGAGGCCTGA
- a CDS encoding ATP/GTP-binding protein — protein sequence MSPRRNRPKSGESPSADASLTGDRYGGGQATESWQGEEWSVRPVAGASAQGKRYRCPGCDQEIPSGVPHLVAWPEYGGIDDRRHWHKACWNAKDRRTTRVQRSRNAPRH from the coding sequence GTGTCTCCGCGCCGCAACCGCCCCAAGAGCGGCGAAAGCCCGTCCGCCGACGCGAGCCTCACGGGGGACCGGTACGGCGGCGGCCAGGCCACCGAGAGCTGGCAGGGCGAGGAGTGGTCGGTGCGCCCGGTGGCCGGCGCGAGTGCGCAGGGCAAGCGCTACCGCTGCCCCGGCTGCGACCAGGAGATCCCGTCCGGCGTGCCGCACCTGGTGGCGTGGCCGGAGTACGGCGGCATCGACGACCGGCGGCACTGGCACAAGGCGTGCTGGAACGCGAAGGACCGCCGCACCACACGGGTGCAGCGGTCCCGGAACGCCCCGCGCCACTGA
- a CDS encoding 3-hydroxyacyl-CoA dehydrogenase family protein yields the protein MAGKLAVIGAGLMGSGIAQVAAQAGWDVVLRDVTDQALSRGLDSVKASYEKFVAKGKLTADDAGAALGRITTTTDLDAVAGVDVVVEAVFEKLEVKHEIFRALDEVVREDTVLASNTSAIPITKIAAVTKHPERVVGVHFFSPVPMMQLCELVRGYKTSDETLATAREFAESVGKTCIVVNRDVAGFVTTRLISALVVEAAKLYESGVATAEDIDTACKLGFGHAMGPLATADLTGVDILLHATSNIYTESQDEKFAAPELMRRMVDAGDIGRKSGQGFYTY from the coding sequence GTGGCCGGGAAGCTCGCCGTCATCGGAGCCGGACTCATGGGGTCCGGTATCGCGCAGGTCGCAGCCCAGGCCGGCTGGGACGTCGTGCTGAGGGACGTCACCGACCAGGCCCTCTCCCGCGGACTGGACTCCGTGAAGGCGTCGTACGAGAAGTTCGTCGCCAAGGGCAAGCTGACGGCGGACGACGCCGGGGCCGCGCTCGGCCGCATCACCACGACCACCGATCTGGACGCCGTCGCCGGCGTGGATGTCGTGGTCGAGGCCGTCTTCGAGAAGCTGGAGGTCAAGCACGAGATCTTCCGCGCCCTCGACGAGGTCGTACGTGAGGACACCGTCCTCGCCTCCAACACCTCCGCCATCCCGATCACCAAGATCGCGGCGGTGACGAAGCACCCGGAGCGCGTCGTCGGCGTGCACTTCTTCTCACCGGTCCCGATGATGCAGCTCTGCGAACTCGTCCGGGGCTACAAGACGAGCGACGAAACCCTGGCCACCGCGCGGGAGTTCGCCGAATCGGTCGGCAAGACCTGCATCGTCGTCAACCGGGACGTGGCGGGCTTCGTCACCACCCGGCTGATCTCCGCGCTGGTGGTCGAGGCGGCGAAGCTCTACGAGTCGGGCGTCGCCACCGCGGAGGACATCGACACCGCCTGCAAGCTCGGCTTCGGCCACGCCATGGGCCCGCTCGCGACCGCCGACCTGACCGGCGTCGACATCCTCCTGCACGCGACCTCCAACATCTACACGGAGTCGCAGGACGAGAAGTTCGCCGCCCCGGAACTGATGCGCCGGATGGTCGACGCGGGTGACATCGGCCGCAAGAGCGGGCAGGGCTTCTACACCTACTGA
- a CDS encoding LLM class flavin-dependent oxidoreductase, with protein MRVGTFVLAAQFPGQGQGEALHRAIRTAEVAEESGLDSVWLAEHHFVPYGVCPSAVTLAALLLGRTRRIRVGTAVSVLPTQHPVALGEQAALLHLTAGGRFSLGVGRGGPWVDLEVFGAGLEAYDSGFPESLDLLLDWLREPRVAGRGSRYPFREVAVVPRADELLDADGAPLPGPEVIVACTSPKTVRLAAEKALPMLLGMHCGDEEKAEMVALWRRSAREAGHPPETVAAASHVSAGVAQIGDCQEDAVQTLVKAMPEWLRDGLGKHVTVDGRFRVMRDPVAYTQLLCGLHPVGPPRFAADRLAATAERTGITRFALLSEGSGDLGATEENVRRLGTEVLPLLV; from the coding sequence ATGCGCGTGGGAACGTTCGTACTGGCAGCACAGTTTCCGGGTCAGGGACAGGGCGAGGCCCTGCACCGGGCGATCCGGACCGCCGAGGTGGCGGAGGAGTCGGGGCTCGACTCCGTGTGGCTGGCGGAGCACCATTTCGTGCCGTACGGGGTCTGCCCCTCGGCCGTGACGCTGGCCGCGCTGCTGCTCGGCCGCACCCGCAGAATCCGGGTCGGCACGGCGGTCAGCGTGCTGCCGACTCAGCACCCCGTGGCGCTCGGCGAACAGGCGGCGCTGCTCCACCTGACGGCCGGCGGCCGGTTCAGCCTCGGTGTGGGCCGGGGCGGGCCCTGGGTGGACCTGGAGGTCTTCGGCGCGGGCCTGGAGGCGTACGACAGCGGCTTCCCGGAGTCCCTGGACCTGCTGCTCGACTGGCTGCGCGAGCCCCGGGTGGCCGGACGCGGAAGCCGCTACCCCTTCCGCGAGGTGGCGGTGGTGCCGCGCGCGGACGAGTTGCTCGACGCGGACGGGGCGCCGTTGCCTGGCCCGGAGGTGATCGTGGCGTGCACTTCGCCGAAGACGGTGCGCCTCGCCGCCGAGAAGGCCCTGCCGATGCTGCTCGGGATGCACTGCGGGGACGAGGAGAAGGCGGAGATGGTCGCGCTGTGGCGCCGAAGCGCCCGGGAGGCCGGTCATCCGCCGGAGACCGTCGCGGCAGCCTCGCACGTCTCGGCCGGTGTGGCCCAGATCGGGGACTGCCAGGAGGACGCCGTGCAGACACTGGTGAAGGCGATGCCGGAGTGGCTGCGGGACGGCCTGGGCAAGCACGTGACCGTCGACGGCCGGTTCCGCGTGATGCGCGACCCCGTGGCGTACACCCAACTGCTCTGCGGGCTGCACCCGGTGGGGCCGCCGCGGTTCGCCGCCGACCGGCTCGCGGCCACGGCCGAGCGCACGGGCATCACCCGCTTCGCGCTCCTCTCCGAGGGGTCCGGCGACCTCGGGGCGACTGAGGAGAACGTACGTCGGCTGGGCACCGAGGTGCTGCCCCTGCTGGTCTGA
- the nucS gene encoding endonuclease NucS: protein MRLVIARCSVDYAGRLTAHLPSAPRLILVKADGSVSIHADDRAYKPLNWMSPPCTLKEGSGDDAGVWTVVNKAGEKLIITMEEILHDSSHELGVDPGLIKDGVEAHLQELLADRIEILGEGYTLIRREYPTAIGPVDILCRDAEGATVAVELKRRGDIDGVEQLTRYLELLNRDPHLAPVRGVFAAQEIKPQARVLATDRKIGCVVLDYDAMRGIEDDKLRLF, encoded by the coding sequence ATGCGTCTCGTCATCGCCCGTTGCTCCGTCGACTACGCGGGCCGGCTCACCGCCCACCTGCCCTCCGCTCCCCGTCTGATCCTGGTGAAGGCGGACGGCAGCGTCTCGATCCACGCCGACGACCGGGCGTACAAACCGCTCAACTGGATGTCCCCGCCGTGCACCCTGAAGGAGGGCTCCGGCGACGACGCGGGCGTCTGGACGGTGGTGAACAAGGCGGGCGAGAAACTGATCATCACGATGGAGGAGATCCTCCACGACTCCTCGCACGAACTCGGCGTCGATCCCGGCCTGATCAAGGACGGTGTGGAGGCGCACCTCCAGGAGCTGCTCGCCGACCGGATCGAGATCCTGGGCGAGGGCTACACCCTGATCCGCCGCGAATACCCCACCGCCATCGGCCCCGTGGACATCCTCTGCCGGGACGCCGAGGGTGCGACCGTGGCCGTGGAACTCAAGCGGCGGGGTGACATCGACGGTGTCGAGCAGCTCACCCGTTATCTGGAACTGCTCAACCGCGACCCCCACCTGGCGCCGGTACGCGGTGTCTTCGCGGCGCAGGAGATCAAGCCGCAGGCGCGGGTGCTCGCCACGGACCGCAAGATCGGCTGCGTGGTCCTGGACTACGACGCGATGCGCGGTATCGAGGACGACAAGCTGCGACTGTTCTGA